A genomic window from Blattabacterium cuenoti includes:
- the aroQ gene encoding type II 3-dehydroquinate dehydratase yields MKKISIINGPNLNLLGKREPNLYGTENFIDYLNKIKKKKIFSNIEISYYQSNYEGKIIDFLHKIGFNYDGIILNAGAYTHTSLGIADAIKAITSPVIEVHISNIYAREHFRKQSFLSSVCQGSILGFGLKSYELGILSFSL; encoded by the coding sequence ATGAAAAAAATAAGTATTATTAATGGACCAAATTTAAATCTTTTAGGAAAAAGAGAACCAAATTTATATGGTACTGAAAATTTTATAGATTATTTAAATAAAATAAAAAAAAAAAAAATATTTTCTAATATAGAAATATCTTATTATCAAAGTAATTATGAGGGAAAGATTATAGATTTTTTACATAAAATAGGTTTTAATTATGATGGAATTATTTTAAACGCGGGAGCATATACTCATACTTCTTTAGGAATAGCAGACGCTATTAAAGCTATTACATCTCCAGTTATAGAAGTTCATATTTCTAATATTTATGCTAGAGAACATTTTAGAAAACAATCTTTTTTATCTTCTGTTTGTCAAGGATCTATTTTAGGTTTTGGATTAAAGTCCTATGAATTAGGAATTTTAAGTTTTTCTTTATAA
- the yihA gene encoding ribosome biogenesis GTP-binding protein YihA/YsxC has translation MKIYSVKFKGSFEKLNDSSFIIPEYAFIGRSNVGKSSLINFILNCKIAKVSSKPGCTKLINTFLINNKWFFIDLPGYGFFSIKKKKHSIKKLIINYIFYRKNLICLFLLIDSRIPIQKIDLYFIHKLKKFKINFCVIFTKIDKLNKKIFNKNISLYKTKIKKYPYFLISTKKKYGRKKIIQYIKNLNIIFQKKFL, from the coding sequence ATGAAAATTTACTCTGTAAAATTTAAAGGAAGTTTTGAAAAACTTAATGATTCTTCTTTTATTATTCCAGAATATGCTTTTATTGGACGTTCTAATGTAGGAAAATCTAGTTTAATTAATTTTATTCTTAATTGTAAAATTGCTAAAGTTTCATCTAAACCAGGATGTACTAAATTAATTAATACCTTTTTGATTAATAATAAATGGTTTTTTATAGATTTACCTGGATATGGTTTTTTTTCTATTAAAAAAAAAAAACATAGTATAAAAAAATTAATTATAAATTATATTTTTTATAGAAAAAATTTAATTTGTTTATTTTTATTAATAGATAGTAGAATACCTATACAAAAAATAGATTTATATTTTATACATAAACTAAAAAAATTTAAAATTAATTTTTGTGTTATTTTTACAAAAATAGATAAATTAAATAAAAAAATTTTTAATAAAAATATAAGTTTATATAAAACAAAAATAAAAAAATATCCATATTTTTTGATATCTACTAAAAAAAAATATGGAAGAAAAAAAATTATACAGTATATTAAGAATTTAAATATAATTTTTCAAAAAAAATTTTTATAA
- a CDS encoding alpha/beta fold hydrolase, which produces MFLLKKKFSYIIKGTGHPLILLHGLMGNLSNFNALLDFFPKKGYKVIIPSLPIYNMPLLLTNIYNLSKYVIKLLIEIGIEKATLIGNSLGGHIALIIAKKRIDLVHSVVLTGSSGLFEKAFGDAIPKRENYEYIRKKSQEVFYNPKIATKKLVDEVFHMVNDKKKGIKILYIAKSSMKYNMSKDLSVIKQPFCLIWGKQDPVTPPKVAKKFHRLLPHAELYWIDKCGHVPMMEHPKKFIKILEKWLSKFNFHHENLLCKI; this is translated from the coding sequence ATGTTTCTTCTTAAGAAAAAATTTTCTTATATAATAAAAGGAACAGGTCATCCTTTAATATTACTTCATGGATTAATGGGGAATTTAAGTAATTTTAATGCTCTTTTAGATTTTTTTCCAAAAAAAGGATATAAAGTGATTATTCCTTCATTACCTATTTATAATATGCCATTATTACTTACTAATATTTATAATTTATCTAAATATGTTATAAAATTACTAATAGAAATAGGAATAGAAAAAGCTACATTAATAGGAAATTCTTTAGGAGGTCATATTGCTTTAATTATTGCAAAAAAAAGAATTGATTTAGTACATTCTGTAGTTCTTACAGGAAGTTCTGGATTATTTGAAAAAGCTTTTGGAGATGCTATTCCTAAAAGGGAAAATTATGAATATATTAGAAAAAAATCACAAGAAGTTTTTTATAATCCTAAAATTGCTACTAAAAAATTAGTAGATGAAGTATTTCATATGGTAAATGATAAAAAAAAAGGAATTAAAATTTTATATATTGCGAAAAGTTCTATGAAATATAATATGTCTAAAGATTTATCTGTAATAAAACAACCTTTTTGTTTAATTTGGGGGAAACAAGATCCTGTTACTCCACCAAAAGTAGCAAAAAAATTTCATAGATTACTTCCTCATGCTGAATTATATTGGATAGATAAATGCGGACATGTTCCTATGATGGAACATCCTAAAAAATTTATAAAAATTTTAGAAAAATGGCTTTCTAAATTTAATTTTCATCATGAAAATTTACTCTGTAAAATTTAA
- a CDS encoding ribonuclease III family protein, with protein MLSNNNIIENKFNSLFINKLIKILGFIPKNVKFLKEVFIYSFSVKKKNYNKNYYMNFQRLEFLGDSILNSIISHFLYEQLSEKKEGELTQIRAKIVCRNNLNKISKKLTIINIFIKENIPIISDNILGNTLEALIGFIYLDIGYQGCKNFVYKKILHNHVNLLKLQKEIFSYKVWIIEWSQKNKFIINFNTFKEKKIEKKNINIYLSECIISNYGIKTKGKGFSKKRSEELAAKKAYFLIQKKIKKNI; from the coding sequence ATGTTATCTAATAATAATATTATTGAGAATAAATTTAACTCTTTATTTATTAATAAATTGATTAAAATATTAGGATTTATTCCTAAAAATGTAAAATTTTTAAAAGAAGTTTTTATTTATAGTTTTTCTGTAAAAAAAAAAAATTATAATAAAAATTATTATATGAATTTTCAAAGATTAGAATTTTTAGGAGATTCTATATTAAATTCTATTATTTCACATTTTTTATATGAACAATTATCTGAAAAAAAAGAAGGAGAATTAACTCAAATTCGAGCTAAAATTGTATGTAGAAATAATTTAAATAAAATTTCTAAAAAATTAACTATTATAAATATTTTTATTAAAGAAAATATTCCTATTATATCTGATAATATATTAGGAAATACTTTAGAAGCTTTAATTGGTTTTATTTATTTAGATATAGGATATCAAGGGTGTAAAAATTTTGTATATAAAAAAATATTACATAATCATGTAAATCTTTTAAAATTGCAAAAAGAAATTTTTAGTTATAAAGTATGGATTATAGAATGGTCACAAAAAAATAAATTTATAATAAATTTTAATACTTTTAAAGAAAAAAAAATAGAAAAAAAAAACATAAATATTTATTTATCTGAATGTATTATATCTAATTATGGAATTAAAACAAAAGGTAAAGGTTTTTCTAAAAAAAGATCAGAAGAATTAGCAGCTAAAAAAGCTTATTTTTTAATACAAAAAAAAATTAAAAAAAATATTTAA
- the fabF gene encoding beta-ketoacyl-ACP synthase II produces the protein MNELKRVVITGIGSITPIGNNIEDYWISLIKGKNGSAPITYFDTNKFKTKFACELKNYDPSTFFSKKEQRKLDPCAQYGIIASQEAIINSKINFYKEKKERIGVIWGSGIGGLLNLEKSISDYINGGKIPRFSPYFIPKMLIDITAGFISMNYGIHGPNYATVSACASSSNAIVDAYHLICLGKADIMITGGSEAAITQSGVGGFNALHALSTRNEDYKTASRPFDQDRDGFVLGEGAGCLILEEYNHAKKRNANIYAEIGGVGMSGDAYHITAPHPEGKGIILAMKAAIKDAGIKYTEVDHINSHGTSTILGDIAEVKAIKEVFHEKVYNININSTKSMTGHLLGAAGSIEAIASILPLSKKIIPPTINLFKIDKKIDYRMNFTPNKAIKKKVNISICNTFGFGGHNVCLLFKKINVI, from the coding sequence ATGAATGAATTAAAAAGAGTAGTAATAACTGGAATTGGTTCTATTACCCCAATAGGTAATAATATTGAAGATTATTGGATATCTCTAATTAAAGGAAAAAATGGATCTGCTCCTATTACTTATTTTGATACTAATAAGTTTAAAACTAAATTCGCTTGTGAATTAAAAAATTATGATCCTAGCACTTTTTTTAGTAAAAAAGAACAACGAAAATTAGATCCATGTGCACAATATGGTATTATAGCTTCTCAAGAAGCTATAATAAATAGTAAAATAAATTTTTATAAAGAAAAAAAAGAAAGAATTGGAGTTATTTGGGGATCTGGAATTGGTGGTTTATTAAATTTAGAAAAATCTATTTCAGATTATATTAATGGAGGAAAAATACCTAGATTTAGTCCTTATTTTATTCCTAAAATGTTAATAGATATTACTGCAGGTTTTATTTCTATGAATTATGGAATACATGGACCTAATTATGCGACTGTATCAGCTTGTGCATCTTCATCTAATGCAATTGTTGATGCGTATCATTTAATTTGTTTAGGAAAAGCAGATATTATGATTACTGGTGGATCAGAAGCGGCTATTACACAAAGTGGAGTAGGAGGTTTTAATGCTTTACATGCTTTATCTACAAGAAATGAAGATTATAAAACAGCTTCACGTCCTTTTGATCAAGATAGAGATGGGTTTGTTTTAGGAGAAGGAGCTGGATGTCTTATATTAGAGGAATATAATCATGCAAAAAAAAGAAATGCAAATATTTACGCAGAAATAGGAGGAGTAGGTATGTCTGGAGATGCTTATCATATTACAGCACCTCATCCAGAAGGAAAAGGGATAATACTTGCAATGAAAGCTGCCATTAAAGATGCTGGAATTAAATATACAGAAGTAGATCATATTAATTCTCATGGAACTTCTACTATTTTAGGAGATATTGCAGAAGTAAAAGCAATTAAAGAAGTTTTTCATGAAAAAGTATATAATATTAATATCAATTCAACTAAATCTATGACTGGTCATTTATTAGGTGCAGCAGGATCTATTGAGGCTATTGCATCTATACTTCCTTTGAGTAAAAAAATTATTCCACCAACTATTAATTTATTTAAAATAGATAAAAAAATAGATTATAGAATGAATTTTACACCTAATAAAGCTATAAAAAAAAAAGTTAATATTAGTATATGTAATACTTTTGGTTTTGGAGGGCATAATGTTTGTCTTTTATTTAAAAAAATAAATGTTATCTAA
- a CDS encoding acyl carrier protein, with amino-acid sequence MSDLSSRVYALIVEKLSIEENEILPTSSFTNDLGADSLDIVELIMEFEKEFNISISDEKAEKITTVGEAIQAIEEILNEKKKIDNNEKKNSD; translated from the coding sequence ATGTCTGATCTTTCATCAAGAGTTTATGCTCTTATCGTAGAAAAATTGAGTATAGAAGAAAATGAAATTCTTCCTACTTCTAGTTTTACTAATGATTTAGGAGCAGATTCATTAGATATAGTAGAACTTATTATGGAATTTGAAAAAGAATTTAATATTAGTATTTCTGATGAAAAAGCAGAAAAAATAACTACTGTAGGAGAAGCGATACAGGCGATAGAAGAGATTTTAAATGAGAAAAAAAAAATAGATAATAATGAAAAAAAAAATTCTGATTAA
- a CDS encoding phosphoenolpyruvate carboxykinase (ATP) gives MESISLKHYGILNSLNYCQLSPDKLQNLIVKNKMGIETKSGVLAINTGLFTGRSPKDRFIVKDHITNDKIFWDEKINQSFDPKKFDFLYKKVVKYLSGKKLYIRDGYLCSDSRYQLNIRFINEYPWSDLFVHNLFFRFSKFGQISPEWILLCAPSFKANPFTDGTKKKNFSILNFLKKIILIGGTGYTGEIKKSMFSVLNFILPTYKNVFPMHCAANIGNKKDTALFFGLSGTGKTTISNDPNRKLIGDDEHGWSYNNIIFNFEGGCYAKIFGISKSKEPIIYHAIKKGAMLENVIFKKETKEVDFFNNSITENMRISYPIYFIKNFEKKLYSSNIKNIFFLTYDAFGVLPPISKLNKEQSAYYFLLGYTSKVAGTEFDIIKPKATFSSCFGAPFMPLHPVMYTKMLIKKLKNTKINVWMVNTGIIIYGENQGDSLKKKRIQLKDTRKLVKCALNGDLSLSKIRYEKYPFFNFKIPKYCPGISSDILNPKNTWKNKKMYKNQVQKLIKKIIKNFDIYRKYTDKEILSGEPKIK, from the coding sequence ATGGAATCTATCTCTTTAAAACATTATGGAATATTAAATTCTTTAAATTATTGTCAATTATCTCCTGATAAATTACAAAATTTAATTGTTAAAAATAAAATGGGAATAGAAACTAAATCTGGAGTATTAGCTATTAATACTGGATTATTTACTGGAAGATCCCCTAAAGATCGATTTATAGTCAAAGATCATATTACAAATGATAAAATTTTTTGGGATGAAAAAATTAATCAATCTTTTGATCCAAAAAAATTTGATTTTTTATATAAAAAAGTAGTCAAATATTTATCTGGAAAAAAATTATATATAAGAGATGGATATCTTTGTTCTGATTCTAGATATCAATTAAATATACGTTTTATTAATGAATATCCATGGTCTGATTTATTTGTTCATAATCTTTTTTTTAGATTTTCTAAATTTGGACAAATTTCACCAGAATGGATATTATTGTGTGCTCCTAGTTTTAAAGCTAATCCATTTACAGATGGAACAAAAAAAAAAAATTTTTCTATTTTAAATTTTTTAAAAAAAATTATATTAATCGGGGGAACAGGATATACAGGAGAAATTAAAAAATCTATGTTTTCAGTTTTAAATTTTATACTTCCTACATATAAAAATGTATTTCCTATGCATTGTGCAGCAAATATTGGAAATAAAAAAGATACAGCATTATTTTTTGGATTATCAGGAACTGGAAAAACTACTATTTCTAATGATCCTAATAGAAAATTAATAGGAGATGATGAACATGGATGGAGTTATAATAATATTATTTTCAATTTTGAAGGTGGTTGTTATGCAAAAATATTCGGAATTTCTAAATCCAAAGAACCGATAATTTATCATGCTATAAAAAAAGGGGCTATGTTAGAAAATGTAATCTTCAAAAAGGAAACAAAAGAAGTCGATTTTTTTAATAATTCTATTACAGAAAATATGAGAATTAGTTATCCCATTTATTTTATAAAAAATTTTGAAAAAAAATTATATTCTTCTAATATTAAAAATATTTTTTTTCTTACATATGATGCTTTTGGTGTATTACCTCCTATTTCTAAATTAAATAAAGAACAATCAGCATATTATTTTTTATTAGGTTATACTTCTAAAGTAGCTGGAACAGAATTTGATATAATAAAACCAAAAGCAACTTTTTCTTCTTGTTTTGGAGCTCCTTTTATGCCATTACATCCAGTGATGTATACAAAAATGTTAATAAAAAAATTAAAAAATACTAAAATAAATGTTTGGATGGTAAATACAGGAATTATTATATATGGAGAAAATCAAGGAGATTCTTTAAAAAAGAAAAGAATTCAATTAAAGGATACAAGAAAATTAGTAAAATGTGCATTAAATGGAGATTTATCTTTATCTAAAATTAGATATGAAAAATATCCTTTTTTTAATTTTAAAATTCCAAAATATTGTCCAGGAATATCTTCTGATATATTAAATCCAAAAAATACATGGAAAAATAAAAAAATGTATAAAAATCAAGTACAAAAACTTATTAAAAAAATTATTAAAAATTTTGATATATATAGAAAATATACAGATAAAGAAATTTTATCTGGTGAACCTAAAATAAAATAA
- the pdxA gene encoding 4-hydroxythreonine-4-phosphate dehydrogenase PdxA yields MLKSKKIKIGFSTGDIHGIGIEVFLKVCRKKRLLDFFTPILFGSTKLCHYYKKILNLEVNNIQEINNLKEIIDYKINIINIYKEDIKFDLIKYNHQDSIKYPILSLQKVTKALKYGKIDVMVTGPVNKNYMNIKGFSFFGHTEYLKNILEGYPLMLMIHDTLKIALVTHHLPLKYVHSELTKKKIIKSIQILHKSLIIDFSIKKPKIAVLGCNPHSGENGLLGNEEKTKIKPAIDFFLKKKGFLIFGPYSSDSFFGNHNYRHFDAVLAMYHDQGLIPFKTLTFNEGVNFTAGLSHIRTSPDHGVAYDIAKKGIAKENSLEEAIFSAIKIFKNRAEYMKIKSYSIKL; encoded by the coding sequence ATTTTGAAAAGTAAAAAAATTAAAATTGGTTTTTCTACAGGAGATATTCATGGAATAGGAATAGAAGTATTTTTAAAAGTATGTCGTAAAAAAAGACTTTTAGATTTTTTTACACCAATATTATTTGGATCTACTAAATTATGTCATTATTATAAAAAAATTTTAAATTTAGAAGTAAATAATATACAAGAAATAAATAATTTAAAAGAAATTATAGATTATAAAATTAATATTATTAATATTTATAAAGAAGATATTAAATTTGATTTAATTAAATATAATCACCAAGATTCAATAAAATATCCAATTTTATCTTTACAAAAAGTAACAAAAGCTTTAAAATATGGAAAAATAGATGTTATGGTTACTGGACCTGTTAATAAAAATTATATGAATATAAAAGGATTTTCCTTTTTTGGTCATACTGAATATTTAAAAAATATTTTAGAAGGATATCCTTTAATGTTAATGATTCATGATACTTTAAAAATTGCTTTAGTTACTCATCATTTACCATTAAAATATGTTCATTCTGAATTAACTAAAAAAAAAATTATAAAATCTATTCAAATTTTACATAAATCATTAATTATTGATTTTTCTATAAAAAAACCTAAAATAGCTGTATTAGGATGTAATCCTCATTCAGGAGAAAACGGATTATTAGGTAATGAAGAAAAAACAAAAATTAAACCGGCTATTGATTTTTTCTTAAAAAAAAAAGGTTTTTTAATATTTGGCCCTTATTCTTCAGATAGTTTTTTTGGAAATCATAATTATCGTCATTTTGATGCAGTATTAGCGATGTATCACGATCAAGGATTAATTCCATTTAAAACATTAACTTTTAATGAAGGAGTAAATTTTACAGCTGGTCTTTCTCATATCCGTACTTCTCCAGATCATGGAGTTGCTTATGATATTGCTAAAAAAGGTATTGCTAAAGAAAATTCGTTAGAAGAAGCTATTTTTAGCGCAATAAAAATATTTAAAAATAGAGCAGAATATATGAAAATAAAATCATATTCTATAAAATTATAA
- a CDS encoding FoF1 ATP synthase subunit delta/epsilon encodes MMKITIISYNKIIFKSNKNTVRSITLPGLNGKFQILKNHAPLISILKNGVIKINFLSKKIKIPINGGFLYTKKNIVIIIL; translated from the coding sequence ATGATGAAAATAACTATTATTAGTTATAATAAAATTATTTTTAAAAGTAATAAAAATACAGTTAGATCTATAACATTACCTGGTTTAAATGGAAAATTTCAAATTTTAAAAAATCATGCCCCATTAATATCTATATTAAAAAATGGAGTTATAAAAATAAATTTTTTATCAAAAAAAATAAAAATACCAATAAATGGTGGTTTTTTATATACAAAAAAAAATATTGTAATTATAATTTTATAG
- the atpD gene encoding F0F1 ATP synthase subunit beta gives MGKIIKIIGPVIDVYFKKNIFLPKINDALKVNVTNNNKKIILEVQQHIGENVVRCLSMEVSDGLKRGQEVEITGGPISIPLGESINGRILNVLGDPIDGLKKLDKSIIHHSIHNESPKFKDLSTETEILYTGIKIIDLICPYPKGGKIGLFGGAGVGKTVLIQELINNVAKVHGGHSVFAGVGERTREGNDLLREMLESGIIKYGDAFMEAMKKGLWDLSKVDENVLKKSKATFVFGQMNESPGARSRVALTGLTLAEYYRDKYDDKGQDVLFFIDNIFRFTQAGSEVSALLGRIPSSVGYQPTLSSEMGSMQERITSTKKGSITSVQAVYVPADDLTDPAPAITFSHLDATTVLSRKIASLGIYPSIDPLDSTSRILSLDIINKNHYKCAQRVKEILQKYNSLQDIIAILGIEDLSEDDKKIVYRARRVQRFLSQPFYVAKQFTGIEGKFVKIEETIKGFNMILDGELDKFPESAFNLKGTIEEVIESGKKMIST, from the coding sequence ATAGGGAAAATAATTAAAATTATCGGACCTGTTATTGATGTTTATTTTAAAAAAAATATTTTTCTTCCAAAAATTAATGATGCATTAAAAGTAAATGTTACTAATAATAATAAAAAAATTATATTGGAAGTTCAACAACATATTGGTGAAAATGTTGTACGTTGTCTCTCTATGGAAGTTAGCGATGGCTTAAAAAGAGGTCAAGAAGTAGAAATAACAGGGGGTCCTATTAGTATTCCTTTAGGAGAATCTATTAATGGACGAATTTTAAATGTTTTAGGAGATCCTATTGATGGGTTAAAAAAATTAGATAAATCAATTATTCATCATTCTATTCATAATGAATCTCCAAAATTTAAAGATTTATCTACAGAAACTGAAATTTTATATACCGGAATTAAAATTATTGATTTAATATGTCCCTACCCTAAAGGAGGAAAAATTGGATTATTTGGAGGAGCTGGTGTTGGAAAAACAGTATTAATACAAGAATTAATTAATAATGTAGCAAAAGTACATGGAGGTCATTCTGTTTTTGCTGGAGTTGGAGAAAGAACAAGAGAAGGGAATGATTTATTACGAGAAATGTTAGAATCTGGAATTATAAAATATGGAGATGCTTTTATGGAAGCTATGAAAAAAGGATTATGGGATCTTTCCAAAGTAGATGAAAATGTTTTAAAAAAATCTAAAGCTACTTTTGTTTTTGGACAAATGAATGAATCTCCAGGAGCAAGATCTAGAGTCGCTTTAACTGGATTAACATTAGCGGAGTATTATCGAGATAAATATGATGATAAAGGACAAGATGTTTTATTTTTTATAGATAATATATTTAGATTTACTCAAGCTGGATCAGAAGTTTCTGCTTTATTAGGAAGAATTCCATCATCTGTAGGGTATCAACCTACGTTATCATCTGAAATGGGATCTATGCAAGAAAGAATAACATCTACTAAAAAAGGGTCTATTACGTCAGTACAGGCGGTTTATGTTCCTGCTGATGATTTAACAGATCCAGCTCCTGCTATTACTTTTTCACATTTAGATGCGACTACTGTTTTATCCAGAAAAATAGCTTCTTTAGGTATTTATCCATCTATTGATCCATTAGATTCTACTTCACGTATTTTATCTTTAGATATAATAAATAAAAATCATTATAAATGTGCACAACGTGTTAAAGAAATTTTACAAAAATATAATTCTTTACAAGATATTATTGCTATCTTAGGAATAGAGGATCTTAGTGAAGATGATAAAAAAATAGTCTATCGTGCTAGACGTGTACAACGTTTTTTATCTCAACCATTTTATGTAGCAAAACAATTTACAGGAATTGAAGGTAAATTTGTAAAAATAGAAGAGACTATTAAAGGTTTTAATATGATATTAGATGGGGAATTAGATAAGTTTCCGGAATCTGCTTTTAATTTAAAAGGAACTATTGAAGAAGTGATAGAAAGTGGAAAAAAAATGATATCTACATAA
- a CDS encoding bifunctional riboflavin kinase/FAD synthetase gives MKIYSFIDEFSSLLPCVFTLGFFDGVHIGHQKLIQFLTKNKESYCSVLLTFNIHPKEVLNPKKKIFYLNTLSERIYHLKKTGIEHLIIHPFTLNFSKLSIKYFLQKILLSKLKIKKIITGYDSHIGKDKVKTFYHLKKISNFYRFQLYKVHPYKFEKKIISSTLIRKSILKGNMKWANKALGYLYTLSGYVIKGNGIGKKLNFPTANIKINEKKIIPKKGVYAVKIHLFNHIYQGMMNIGICPTINNNNTLLKIEVHIFNFKKNIYGKKLDIGVIQIIRKEFKFNTLYELKKQIQKDQFKIKKLFFYDQKNFSINPIFIK, from the coding sequence TTGAAAATTTATTCATTTATTGATGAATTTTCTTCTTTATTACCATGTGTATTTACATTAGGTTTTTTTGATGGAGTTCATATAGGTCATCAAAAATTAATTCAATTTTTAACTAAAAACAAAGAATCTTATTGTTCAGTTTTACTTACTTTTAATATACATCCTAAAGAAGTATTAAATCCTAAAAAAAAAATTTTTTATTTAAATACACTTTCTGAAAGAATCTATCATTTAAAAAAAACAGGGATAGAACATTTAATTATCCACCCTTTTACTCTGAATTTTTCAAAATTAAGTATAAAATATTTTTTACAAAAAATTTTATTATCTAAACTAAAAATTAAAAAAATTATTACTGGATATGATTCTCATATTGGAAAAGATAAAGTAAAAACTTTTTATCATTTAAAAAAAATTTCTAATTTTTATAGATTTCAATTATATAAAGTACATCCTTATAAATTTGAAAAAAAAATTATTAGTTCTACTTTAATAAGAAAATCTATTTTAAAAGGAAATATGAAATGGGCAAATAAAGCTTTAGGTTATTTATATACTTTATCTGGATATGTAATTAAAGGAAATGGAATAGGAAAAAAATTAAATTTTCCTACAGCTAATATTAAAATAAATGAAAAAAAAATAATACCTAAAAAAGGTGTTTACGCTGTAAAAATTCATTTATTCAATCATATTTATCAAGGAATGATGAATATAGGAATTTGTCCTACTATTAATAATAATAATACTCTTTTAAAAATAGAAGTACATATTTTTAATTTTAAAAAAAATATTTATGGAAAAAAACTTGATATTGGAGTTATTCAAATTATTCGTAAAGAATTCAAATTTAATACTCTTTATGAGTTAAAAAAACAAATTCAAAAAGATCAATTTAAAATAAAAAAATTATTTTTTTATGATCAAAAAAATTTCTCAATTAATCCAATATTTATTAAATAA
- a CDS encoding PD-(D/E)XK nuclease family protein encodes MLNIKNIQKISIKQKIGNIIHQILKILYHPIKGQFITINYINLMKKNYKSIIEKILSKKENNFQEKNIYIFSIIKIYINNFISLEEKLIHKGHKIFIKELEYKISTILNIVDSPHNKTVNLYGIIDRIDEYDGNTRIIDYKIGIYKIKKINITLNKIEKIFQNPIYVNIMQLLIYMYLWFKFEHKYQKKPPIITIISPKKNIYNSIGIIPIHFLKKEKITYKNYVKFFLPFLIKKISEILNPNIPILENKNKINNF; translated from the coding sequence ATACTTAATATAAAAAATATTCAAAAAATTTCTATAAAACAAAAAATAGGAAATATAATACATCAAATATTAAAAATATTATATCATCCTATTAAAGGACAATTTATTACTATAAATTATATCAATTTAATGAAAAAAAATTATAAATCTATTATAGAAAAAATTCTTTCCAAAAAAGAAAATAATTTTCAAGAAAAAAATATATATATTTTTTCTATAATAAAAATTTATATTAATAATTTTATTTCTTTGGAGGAAAAACTAATTCATAAAGGTCATAAAATTTTTATTAAAGAATTAGAATATAAAATATCCACAATATTAAATATTGTTGATTCCCCTCATAATAAAACAGTTAATTTATATGGTATTATAGATCGTATAGATGAATACGATGGTAATACACGAATTATAGATTATAAAATAGGGATATATAAAATAAAAAAAATAAATATTACTTTAAATAAAATTGAAAAAATATTTCAAAATCCTATTTATGTAAATATTATGCAATTATTAATTTATATGTATTTATGGTTTAAATTTGAACATAAATATCAAAAAAAACCTCCTATTATTACTATTATTTCACCTAAAAAAAATATATATAATTCTATAGGAATTATTCCTATACATTTCCTTAAAAAAGAAAAAATTACATATAAAAATTATGTAAAATTTTTTTTACCATTTTTAATAAAAAAAATTTCTGAAATTTTAAATCCTAATATTCCAATTCTAGAAAATAAAAATAAAATTAATAATTTTTAA